A genomic region of Candidatus Neomarinimicrobiota bacterium contains the following coding sequences:
- the gyrA gene encoding DNA gyrase subunit A, with the protein MDIARENIIGRDIVDEMRESYLNYSMSVIVARALPDVRDGLKPVHRRILYGMNELGLHWNRGYKKCARIVGDVLGKYHPHGDTSVYFSLVRMAQLFAMRYPLVDGQGNFGSVDGDNAAAMRYTEARMTRLGGESLRDLEKETVRWTANFDETLEEPAVLPTVIPNLLVNGAEGIAVGMATKIPPHNLTEVTDGLIAIIENPEMTVDEVMGYIKGPDLPTGAIIEGVEGIREAYETGRGKITMTARAFIETNKQGRSSIIVSEIPYQINKSNLLEKIAQLVRAKKISGISDFRDESDKEGIRIVIETKRDAIPEVVLNQLYVNTQLRETFGIILLALVDGVPKVLSLKEMMQLFIDHRHDVVTRRTEYDLRQAEERAHILEGLKVALDNIDDVIALIRGRKDPKDAKEGLMENFDLSDKQAQAILEMRLQRLTSLEVEKVVEEYKETIKLLAKLRGILDSKAQRMAIIKEELEGIRELYGDERRTEIAPVGTSFSVEDMIAEEDVVLTITHNGYIKRTSTSTYRRQRRGGRGLQGAGMREDDFVEHLFIANTHDYLLFFTDRGKCYWLKVHQVPLGGRATQGRAIVNLIECEPGERVEAFVSVKEFDEQRFIIMATERGLVKKTKLSAYGHPRKGGIYAIDIQEGDKLIDAKITEGDNDVLLGTREGKAIRFSERDVRPMGRKTRGVIGIRLASKKNRVLGMVVVRREGTILVATKNGYGKRTDVLQYRVQKRGGMGIMTMRTTEKVGKMVSIMEVVETDDLMVITDRGVLIRQPISTIRTIGRVTQGVKLIRLDKNDKISTVTRVVREEQEEEEGETVNNGENKEEPSSTGAVENNA; encoded by the coding sequence ATGGATATTGCCCGGGAAAACATCATAGGCCGCGACATTGTTGATGAGATGCGGGAGAGTTATCTCAACTACTCCATGTCCGTCATCGTCGCCAGGGCCCTTCCTGATGTTCGGGATGGCCTCAAACCCGTCCACAGGAGAATTCTGTACGGGATGAATGAGTTGGGACTCCATTGGAACCGTGGATATAAAAAGTGTGCCCGTATCGTGGGCGATGTCCTGGGGAAGTACCACCCACACGGCGATACGTCCGTCTACTTTTCCCTGGTGCGAATGGCGCAGCTTTTTGCCATGCGGTATCCCCTGGTGGACGGTCAGGGAAACTTCGGCTCGGTTGATGGCGACAATGCAGCTGCCATGCGGTACACCGAGGCAAGAATGACTCGCCTGGGAGGAGAAAGCCTCCGTGATCTTGAGAAAGAGACGGTCCGCTGGACTGCCAATTTTGACGAGACCCTTGAAGAGCCAGCTGTTCTTCCCACAGTCATACCCAACTTACTCGTCAACGGGGCTGAGGGAATCGCCGTGGGCATGGCAACCAAAATCCCTCCACACAATCTTACAGAAGTAACGGACGGATTGATTGCCATTATTGAGAATCCCGAGATGACGGTGGACGAAGTAATGGGATATATAAAAGGCCCCGATCTGCCCACAGGCGCCATAATTGAAGGCGTGGAGGGAATCAGGGAGGCCTATGAAACTGGCCGGGGAAAGATCACCATGACGGCCCGGGCCTTCATAGAAACAAACAAACAGGGGAGGTCGAGTATTATTGTAAGTGAGATACCCTATCAGATCAACAAATCAAATCTGCTCGAGAAAATAGCGCAGTTGGTTCGGGCGAAGAAAATTTCCGGCATTTCCGATTTCCGGGATGAATCCGACAAGGAAGGAATCCGGATTGTCATTGAAACAAAGAGGGATGCAATTCCCGAGGTCGTTCTCAATCAACTCTATGTAAACACCCAGCTGAGGGAGACCTTTGGGATAATTCTTCTGGCTCTCGTGGACGGCGTGCCGAAAGTCCTTTCGTTGAAGGAAATGATGCAGCTGTTTATCGATCATCGACATGATGTGGTAACGAGGCGGACAGAATATGATTTGAGACAGGCGGAGGAAAGAGCCCATATTCTGGAGGGCCTCAAAGTTGCCCTCGACAACATCGATGACGTGATCGCTCTTATTCGTGGGAGAAAAGACCCCAAAGATGCTAAGGAAGGCCTGATGGAGAATTTTGACCTGTCTGACAAGCAGGCACAGGCGATCCTTGAGATGAGACTTCAGAGGTTGACAAGCCTGGAAGTGGAGAAAGTGGTTGAGGAATACAAGGAGACAATTAAGCTACTTGCGAAGCTGCGGGGCATTCTGGACAGTAAGGCGCAACGGATGGCGATTATTAAGGAGGAATTGGAGGGGATTCGGGAACTTTACGGCGATGAGCGCCGAACGGAAATCGCACCCGTGGGAACCTCTTTTTCCGTTGAGGACATGATTGCCGAGGAGGACGTGGTCCTTACGATCACGCACAACGGCTATATCAAGCGGACGTCGACGTCGACGTACCGTCGTCAGCGCCGGGGCGGGCGTGGACTCCAGGGAGCCGGCATGAGAGAAGATGATTTCGTTGAGCATCTTTTCATCGCAAACACGCACGACTATCTGCTCTTTTTTACAGACCGGGGGAAGTGTTACTGGCTTAAGGTGCATCAGGTTCCACTGGGAGGCCGGGCGACTCAGGGCCGGGCCATCGTAAACCTTATTGAATGTGAACCAGGGGAAAGGGTGGAAGCCTTCGTATCCGTCAAAGAGTTTGATGAACAACGATTCATCATCATGGCAACGGAAAGGGGCCTTGTCAAGAAAACCAAGCTGTCTGCATACGGACACCCCCGGAAGGGTGGCATCTATGCCATCGACATTCAGGAAGGTGACAAGCTGATTGACGCCAAGATCACGGAGGGGGACAATGACGTGCTCCTCGGAACAAGAGAGGGAAAAGCGATCCGTTTTTCCGAGAGGGATGTGCGGCCCATGGGCAGAAAAACGAGGGGTGTCATCGGCATCCGCCTCGCATCGAAGAAAAACCGTGTGCTGGGAATGGTCGTCGTTCGGAGGGAAGGGACGATTCTGGTTGCCACAAAGAACGGGTATGGGAAGCGCACCGATGTTTTGCAGTACCGGGTTCAGAAGCGAGGCGGTATGGGAATCATGACCATGCGGACAACAGAAAAAGTGGGGAAAATGGTATCGATTATGGAGGTGGTTGAGACGGACGATCTCATGGTCATTACAGATCGGGGCGTCCTCATACGACAGCCGATATCGACCATCAGGACTATCGGACGTGTAACTCAAGGGGTGAAATTGATACGCCTGGATAAAAATGATAAGATTTCCACGGTGACGCGCGTGGTTCGTGAGGAACAGGAGGAAGAAGAAGGAGAGACGGTTAATAATGGGGAAAACAAGGAAGAGCCGTCCTCTACCGGTGCAGTAGAAAATAACGCGTGA
- a CDS encoding YggS family pyridoxal phosphate-dependent enzyme, protein MISPAALQSVAQRIAKARSHAGRGNEPPIEIVAVTKAFPPQVILSAYEAGIKSIGENRVQEAEAKFKQIPPLPGMKRRLIGHLQSNKTRMAVRIFDAIDSLDSVKLARKVARCSEEEDKEMAALIQVNTGEDPAKFGFHAHETEEMLEVMAMEGLRVDGLMTIGTLTEDESEIRRTFRGLWKLKEDLNGQAPRERQLIHLSMGMSADYELAVEEGATMLRLGTVLFGPRPA, encoded by the coding sequence GTGATCAGTCCCGCCGCCCTTCAATCGGTTGCGCAGAGGATCGCCAAGGCCCGATCCCACGCCGGCCGGGGAAACGAACCCCCCATAGAAATTGTGGCCGTTACCAAAGCATTCCCCCCCCAGGTCATTCTAAGCGCGTACGAAGCAGGTATCAAATCCATTGGGGAAAATCGCGTGCAGGAGGCCGAGGCCAAGTTCAAACAGATCCCCCCCCTTCCTGGAATGAAACGAAGACTCATCGGACACCTCCAGTCTAATAAAACACGGATGGCCGTGAGGATATTCGATGCTATTGACTCACTGGATTCCGTGAAACTCGCACGAAAAGTGGCCAGATGTTCTGAAGAAGAAGACAAGGAAATGGCCGCCCTTATTCAGGTTAATACTGGAGAGGATCCGGCCAAATTTGGGTTCCATGCCCACGAGACGGAGGAGATGCTTGAAGTGATGGCTATGGAGGGACTTCGCGTCGATGGTTTAATGACCATTGGGACGTTAACCGAAGATGAGTCGGAGATTAGAAGAACCTTCCGCGGGCTCTGGAAGTTGAAGGAAGACTTAAACGGTCAGGCGCCGAGAGAAAGACAGCTCATTCATCTCTCGATGGGCATGAGCGCGGACTACGAACTGGCGGTGGAAGAAGGGGCGACCATGCTGAGGCTGGGGACAGTGCTCTTTGGACCAAGGCCGGCATAG
- a CDS encoding long-chain fatty acid--CoA ligase → MREVESIPAYLLKQAEQQPEVAAVRYRKEGEWRTVTWSDYATEVEQAGRALISLGLEPMGKVCILGYNRPEWVIFDLAAMMAGGVPAGIYETSSPEGVAYILSHSEATIVLVENTIQLEKILGERKSLPKLRQVILMKGATSDDPMVLGWEEFLGRGDSVQLKELEERGEKIEPGDLATLIYTSGTTGPPKAVMLSHRNLIWTAQTAIDMFEITTEDSSLSYLPLSHIAEQMFTIHAPMIAGWKVDFAESQEKAAENLRDVQPTIFFGVPRVWEKVFAAVYPKLQDVGGAKKGLLSWARWVASKVHGVRNEGGEVGWGTRLQFGIARKLVLSKLKYAMGLGRARFCVTGAAPISATVLEFFASVDIPILEVYGQSEGSGPTSFNRWGQTRYGSVGPPLPGTEVKTAEDGEILLKGPNVFPGYFKDEAATADTLVNRWLHSGDLGKFDEDGFLWITGRKKDIIVTSGGKNIAPAYIEGLLQDSDLVEQAIVIGDGRKYLTALIVVDEQATGGDEGKKASGNKEILDQVQEEIARVNSRVSRVENIRKFRILGRPLMQEKGELTPTLKMVRHVIAENWVALIEEMYEEDN, encoded by the coding sequence ATGAGAGAAGTAGAGTCCATACCGGCATACTTATTGAAGCAGGCGGAACAGCAGCCCGAAGTGGCTGCTGTCCGTTACAGAAAAGAGGGGGAATGGCGTACGGTCACCTGGTCAGACTACGCTACAGAGGTGGAGCAGGCTGGTCGAGCGTTGATAAGTCTTGGACTTGAGCCAATGGGGAAGGTCTGTATTCTTGGATATAACAGGCCGGAATGGGTGATCTTCGATCTGGCCGCCATGATGGCCGGGGGAGTTCCCGCAGGCATCTATGAAACGAGCTCACCCGAGGGGGTTGCGTACATACTTTCCCATTCGGAGGCGACGATCGTGCTGGTTGAGAACACTATTCAGTTGGAAAAGATCCTGGGAGAGAGAAAAAGTCTCCCGAAACTGAGGCAGGTGATCCTCATGAAGGGGGCGACAAGCGACGACCCCATGGTTCTTGGATGGGAAGAGTTTCTCGGGAGAGGAGATAGCGTTCAGCTGAAGGAGCTTGAGGAGCGAGGGGAGAAAATTGAGCCGGGCGACCTTGCGACGCTCATCTATACCTCGGGGACGACAGGCCCGCCCAAGGCGGTTATGCTGTCCCATCGAAATCTAATCTGGACGGCACAGACGGCCATCGACATGTTCGAAATCACCACCGAAGACTCCTCCCTTTCCTATCTACCCCTATCACATATTGCCGAACAAATGTTCACGATTCACGCACCCATGATCGCAGGTTGGAAGGTCGATTTTGCGGAGAGTCAGGAGAAAGCGGCGGAAAACCTGCGTGATGTTCAGCCCACCATCTTCTTCGGTGTACCGCGGGTATGGGAGAAAGTGTTTGCTGCCGTCTATCCCAAGCTCCAGGATGTGGGAGGAGCGAAGAAGGGCCTTCTCAGTTGGGCCCGGTGGGTGGCGAGCAAGGTTCATGGCGTGAGAAACGAAGGAGGAGAAGTGGGATGGGGAACCCGGCTTCAGTTCGGAATTGCCCGCAAGCTCGTCCTCTCGAAGTTGAAATATGCAATGGGCTTGGGGAGAGCCCGTTTTTGTGTGACCGGCGCAGCTCCCATATCGGCGACCGTCCTGGAGTTCTTTGCGAGCGTCGATATTCCCATTCTCGAGGTCTACGGACAATCAGAGGGGAGCGGACCGACATCCTTCAATCGGTGGGGACAGACACGCTACGGTTCTGTGGGTCCACCTCTCCCTGGCACTGAGGTGAAAACGGCGGAAGATGGAGAAATCCTTCTGAAGGGGCCAAATGTTTTTCCAGGATATTTCAAGGACGAGGCTGCGACGGCTGACACACTGGTTAACAGATGGCTCCATTCAGGAGACTTGGGCAAGTTTGACGAAGACGGCTTTCTATGGATCACGGGTCGGAAGAAGGATATCATCGTCACGTCTGGCGGCAAAAACATTGCCCCGGCGTATATTGAAGGATTGCTCCAAGATAGCGACCTTGTTGAACAGGCAATTGTGATCGGCGACGGAAGAAAATATCTTACCGCCTTGATTGTTGTTGATGAGCAGGCCACTGGGGGAGATGAGGGAAAAAAGGCAAGCGGAAACAAAGAAATACTGGATCAGGTCCAGGAAGAGATTGCCCGGGTGAACTCCCGGGTTTCGAGAGTCGAGAATATTCGCAAGTTCCGGATTCTCGGCCGTCCACTCATGCAGGAGAAAGGTGAGCTCACTCCTACGTTGAAAATGGTTCGACACGTGATTGCGGAAAACTGGGTGGCCCTGATCGAGGAAATGTATGAGGAAGACAACTGA
- a CDS encoding Hsp20/alpha crystallin family protein, giving the protein MNLIKWTPRSSLLRPFGIDSWADETDRFFDSFARWPVHPSRFHDADWLPSFDVVEKEKEHEVRVEAPGMKKSDFHVAAKDGVLTISGEKKDEESKNGDRYSYRESRYGRFSRSFRLPDEATEKNIKANYKDGVLTVSLPRSKPLKAKEIEVEIS; this is encoded by the coding sequence ATGAACCTGATTAAATGGACACCTAGAAGCAGCTTGTTAAGGCCCTTCGGTATTGACTCCTGGGCCGATGAGACGGATCGATTTTTCGATTCCTTCGCTCGCTGGCCCGTTCATCCTTCACGCTTTCATGATGCGGACTGGTTGCCCTCCTTCGATGTTGTGGAGAAGGAGAAGGAACACGAGGTGCGTGTTGAGGCTCCGGGGATGAAGAAGTCAGATTTTCATGTCGCAGCTAAAGACGGTGTGCTGACCATTTCCGGGGAGAAGAAGGATGAGGAGTCAAAAAACGGCGATCGTTACAGCTACAGGGAATCGCGTTACGGCCGGTTCTCCCGCTCATTTCGCCTGCCTGACGAGGCAACGGAAAAAAATATCAAGGCCAACTATAAAGATGGCGTCCTGACTGTTTCCCTGCCCCGTTCCAAGCCTCTGAAGGCGAAAGAGATCGAGGTTGAGATCAGCTGA
- a CDS encoding SusC/RagA family TonB-linked outer membrane protein, which produces MTTKHTFILAVILLFGFQAVKGEREVTGKVTVRTTGEALPGAQIVVKGSLMGTTTDLDGEYRLDVPDEEVTLTVTFIGYKSEDVVVGTGVGITDVQMEEDVLKMSEVVVTGLASTVKRRNLANAVATVSGDELIPSPVQTLDGALSGKFAGINVRQNTGAPGGGMNVNLRGISTIQGSTQPIYVVDGVILNNFANQSGVDVITKATGAGSATPQGQPTNRIGDINPNDIESIEVLKGASAAALYGSKASNGVIIINTKRGRGGKTKFSISHKVGQRSLLNKMGHRVFETYAEAEDQFGADIAALGLSNSSDINSWIGRDIDYEEELYASGSGELSETLVSAAGGTGRTQFYLSGQHMNERATIVNTGFERWSGRVNISHRFSDKARVRLSTNLIRTDSDRGVTGNDNTNITYGFSIGFTPSFLDIRAKDGVYPDHPTNPSNYLHTARAFVNSELTNRALGSIEFTYGLFKREKMSLDWITSTGVDFYAQENKVFSPAELQYEKTSSTPGQSVNTTANNLNTNLYTNLVHRMILPGNLNFTTTAGLQYETQDWDQVFVHAKGMVVGQTNVDQASSADVYHTRRMQQDRGFFAQEEVSIGDQINVAFGMRGDKSSTLGDTEEWFTYPKFSASYQVGALGGIIDDFKPRLAWGQTGNLPSATAKFTSLIPMNIGGNSGLIPSRVLGNFEINPEKTTELEYGVDFSFLSGFGSVEFTLYQQNIEELILEVDQASSSGATNKWMNAAEMETKGTEFSLLLNPVRRSQLNWTSRVNYYKTASEITKLSGDVDPFNMGGFATFLGTYRIEEGWSPTAIVGSEMQYEYDSSGDLVPVKKDGVHQHVKLGDETPDFQMSFNNSVRVGDFTLQFLLDWKKGGYIINLAKLIYDLGGTTEDYEDDVEFTFRPSEGFETSDGKDSTETMQSGPGRLAALGGLTRPYVEDGSYMKLRELSLVYDFDREKIQSWFGGSISGLRLGISGRNLAVWTDYTGLDPEVSQFGNIAIGGSVDTNPFPSSRAVYFSISLGL; this is translated from the coding sequence ATGACGACGAAGCACACATTTATCCTGGCTGTTATTTTGTTGTTTGGATTCCAGGCCGTTAAAGGGGAACGAGAGGTTACGGGAAAGGTGACCGTGAGGACCACAGGAGAAGCGCTTCCCGGAGCCCAAATTGTCGTGAAAGGATCCCTGATGGGAACAACAACGGATCTGGACGGTGAGTACCGGCTGGATGTTCCCGATGAAGAAGTAACGCTCACCGTGACCTTCATCGGTTACAAATCGGAGGATGTTGTAGTAGGTACCGGTGTGGGAATAACCGACGTTCAGATGGAAGAAGATGTGCTTAAAATGTCTGAGGTGGTTGTGACGGGACTTGCGTCGACGGTCAAAAGAAGGAACCTTGCGAACGCGGTGGCCACCGTGTCCGGAGATGAGTTGATTCCCTCTCCGGTTCAGACTCTTGACGGTGCTCTGAGTGGTAAATTCGCGGGCATCAATGTTCGTCAGAACACGGGTGCGCCAGGGGGAGGAATGAACGTGAACCTTCGGGGTATCTCTACGATTCAGGGGAGTACGCAGCCCATATACGTGGTGGATGGAGTGATCCTAAACAATTTTGCCAATCAATCGGGCGTAGATGTGATAACTAAGGCTACAGGAGCCGGAAGTGCCACGCCCCAGGGACAACCCACGAATCGAATTGGGGATATCAATCCAAACGATATCGAAAGTATTGAGGTCCTCAAAGGAGCTAGTGCGGCAGCTCTCTACGGTTCCAAGGCCTCCAACGGCGTGATCATCATTAACACCAAGAGAGGAAGGGGTGGAAAAACCAAATTCAGCATCTCGCATAAGGTGGGGCAACGTTCTTTGTTGAATAAGATGGGTCACAGAGTCTTTGAAACTTACGCGGAGGCGGAGGATCAATTCGGGGCGGATATTGCTGCCTTGGGACTCAGCAACTCCTCAGATATAAACTCATGGATAGGCAGAGATATTGATTATGAGGAGGAGTTGTATGCCAGCGGCAGCGGAGAACTGTCAGAAACGTTAGTTAGCGCAGCCGGTGGAACGGGGCGTACCCAATTCTACCTTTCTGGACAGCACATGAACGAAAGGGCTACTATTGTCAACACCGGCTTTGAAAGATGGTCGGGTCGTGTGAATATCAGTCACAGGTTTAGCGACAAAGCAAGGGTCAGGTTGAGCACCAACCTCATAAGGACGGATTCAGACAGGGGAGTAACCGGGAACGACAATACGAATATCACGTACGGATTCTCCATCGGTTTTACACCAAGCTTCCTGGACATACGGGCCAAGGATGGTGTCTATCCTGATCATCCTACAAATCCATCAAACTACCTGCATACGGCCCGTGCATTTGTGAATAGCGAACTGACGAACCGGGCACTAGGTTCAATCGAGTTTACCTATGGCCTCTTCAAAAGGGAGAAAATGAGCTTAGACTGGATCACCTCGACAGGCGTAGATTTTTATGCGCAGGAGAACAAGGTGTTCTCACCCGCCGAGTTGCAATACGAAAAGACATCGTCAACTCCCGGTCAGTCGGTCAACACCACAGCCAACAACCTGAACACGAATCTTTATACAAACCTGGTTCATCGTATGATTCTACCAGGCAACCTTAACTTCACGACAACCGCAGGGCTGCAGTATGAAACCCAGGATTGGGATCAGGTTTTCGTCCATGCAAAAGGGATGGTGGTAGGTCAGACCAATGTGGACCAGGCCAGCTCTGCCGATGTCTATCATACCAGGAGGATGCAGCAGGATCGCGGTTTCTTTGCTCAGGAGGAAGTGAGCATAGGAGATCAGATCAACGTGGCGTTCGGAATGCGAGGGGACAAAAGCAGCACCCTGGGGGATACGGAGGAATGGTTCACCTATCCAAAGTTCTCCGCTTCTTACCAGGTTGGGGCCCTGGGTGGAATTATTGATGACTTCAAACCAAGACTGGCCTGGGGGCAAACAGGAAACCTGCCCAGCGCAACGGCGAAGTTTACGTCCCTGATTCCGATGAATATAGGCGGCAATTCGGGGTTAATTCCTTCTAGAGTCCTGGGGAACTTCGAAATCAACCCGGAGAAAACGACTGAGCTGGAATACGGCGTGGACTTTTCGTTCCTCAGCGGCTTTGGCTCTGTTGAATTCACGCTGTACCAGCAGAACATAGAAGAGTTAATCCTGGAGGTTGATCAAGCGTCCTCTTCAGGAGCAACGAACAAATGGATGAACGCGGCAGAAATGGAGACCAAGGGAACGGAATTTTCCCTGCTTCTCAACCCGGTCCGCAGAAGCCAACTGAACTGGACGTCCCGAGTCAACTACTACAAGACAGCGTCTGAAATAACCAAGCTGAGCGGGGATGTGGATCCTTTTAATATGGGTGGGTTTGCAACGTTCCTCGGTACCTACAGGATTGAAGAAGGATGGTCGCCCACAGCCATTGTTGGATCAGAAATGCAGTACGAGTATGATTCAAGTGGCGATCTAGTGCCTGTCAAGAAAGACGGGGTACATCAGCACGTAAAACTGGGTGACGAGACGCCTGACTTCCAGATGTCCTTCAACAACAGTGTCAGGGTTGGCGACTTCACCCTGCAGTTTCTCCTTGACTGGAAGAAGGGGGGGTATATCATCAACCTGGCCAAGCTAATCTATGACTTGGGTGGGACGACGGAAGATTACGAAGATGATGTAGAGTTCACCTTCCGTCCCTCTGAGGGGTTTGAAACATCAGACGGAAAGGATTCGACGGAAACCATGCAAAGTGGCCCGGGTCGTTTGGCAGCGTTGGGCGGGTTGACCCGGCCGTATGTTGAGGACGGTTCCTACATGAAGCTCAGAGAACTGAGTCTGGTCTATGATTTTGATCGCGAGAAGATACAAAGCTGGTTCGGAGGATCCATATCCGGTCTTAGATTGGGTATTAGTGGTCGCAACCTGGCGGTGTGGACTGACTATACAGGACTGGATCCAGAGGTCAGTCAGTTCGGAAATATCGCCATCGGAGGTTCGGTGGATACAAACCCGTTCCCATCGTCGAGAGCGGTTTACTTCAGCATTTCTCTGGGATTATAG
- a CDS encoding RagB/SusD family nutrient uptake outer membrane protein produces MILRMNSFKKIVPLAAVVLWVGCDTLDFADPNSPVVESATIQSLVTGAEAGMRVDLDIYLRNIGVVGREVYYLEPADPRYTGELLRGPLDPGGFLTTRPWNAHYRVIKNCNLLLERTDTDAGVRGFAKTILAYNLLLVINMQDENGARTNYDGNINVSVATKTEVFAEIESLLEGGYDDLQDAGGEFSFVLSSGFDGFDSPASTFAEFNRALAARVAVYDDRWQDALDALAESFLDESGDLDEGVFHVFSSGLNDQESEMYEDPTATFVKLLGHPTFETDAEDGDARFSSKVTVREASLPVITYDDLTSNLAPIMWSSGFDPVSIIRNEELILLQAEANIGLGDYDDAQTDMNIVREAAGLDAYTDTDAGNALDRLLYEKRYSLFLEGHRLIDMRHYNKLDDLPLDRDGDAIVTFPLPETETPG; encoded by the coding sequence ATGATCCTAAGAATGAATTCCTTTAAGAAGATCGTTCCCCTGGCAGCGGTTGTTCTGTGGGTAGGATGCGACACGCTAGACTTTGCTGATCCCAACTCACCAGTCGTGGAATCGGCAACGATTCAATCCCTGGTGACTGGAGCCGAAGCGGGCATGAGGGTCGATCTGGACATCTATCTACGGAATATAGGTGTCGTGGGCAGGGAAGTCTACTATCTCGAACCTGCCGATCCCAGGTATACGGGCGAACTGCTGAGAGGGCCCCTGGATCCGGGCGGGTTCTTGACGACGAGACCGTGGAACGCTCACTACCGCGTGATAAAAAACTGCAACCTGCTGTTGGAAAGGACTGACACGGATGCTGGGGTGAGGGGTTTCGCGAAGACCATTCTGGCGTATAACCTTTTATTGGTGATCAACATGCAGGACGAAAATGGTGCCAGAACTAACTATGATGGAAACATCAATGTGTCTGTTGCCACAAAAACCGAGGTTTTCGCCGAGATCGAGTCACTTCTGGAGGGAGGTTATGATGACCTCCAGGATGCCGGGGGCGAATTCTCCTTTGTTTTAAGCTCAGGTTTTGACGGCTTTGACAGTCCAGCAAGTACGTTTGCCGAGTTCAACCGGGCCCTGGCCGCCAGAGTAGCCGTGTACGATGACCGGTGGCAGGATGCCCTCGATGCTCTAGCGGAGTCATTCCTGGATGAAAGCGGCGACCTGGATGAGGGTGTCTTCCATGTGTTCAGCTCTGGACTGAATGATCAGGAGAGCGAAATGTATGAGGACCCGACAGCAACATTTGTGAAGCTCCTGGGTCATCCGACGTTTGAAACGGATGCAGAGGACGGGGATGCCCGGTTCTCCAGCAAAGTGACCGTCCGGGAAGCCTCTCTTCCTGTGATCACCTACGACGACCTGACAAGCAACCTTGCTCCCATTATGTGGAGCAGTGGCTTCGATCCGGTTTCTATTATCCGCAATGAGGAGCTGATACTTCTTCAGGCAGAGGCGAATATTGGACTCGGGGATTATGATGACGCTCAAACCGACATGAATATCGTTCGGGAGGCAGCCGGACTGGACGCCTACACCGATACGGACGCCGGCAACGCACTGGATCGGCTTCTTTATGAGAAACGGTACTCCCTGTTCCTGGAAGGGCATCGCTTGATTGACATGCGACACTATAATAAGTTAGACGATCTCCCTTTGGATAGGGACGGCGATGCCATAGTCACGTTTCCTTTGCCGGAAACGGAGACTCCGGGTTAG